The genomic segment CCCATCAGGTCCATCATGGTGTCGAACAGGCTGACGTTCACCGCCGCGCCGCGCCGCTCCCGGCTGTCGCGAGATAGCAACAGCGCCATGATCGACAACGCCGAGTACAGCCCGGTGGAGATGTCGGCGATCGGTGGGCCCGGCTTGGCCGGCATGCCCGGATAGCCGGTGACCGCGCAGGATCCGGACTCCGACTGCGCCAGCAAGTCGTAGGCGCGCTTGTTCGACAGCGGGCCGCCCGCCCCGTAGCCGTCGATCTCGACGGCGATCACGTCCGGGTGGCGTTCGCGCAGCTGGTCGGGTGAAATACCCAGTCGCGCAGTTGATCCCGGTGCGAGATTGGACACCAGGGCGTCGGCGCGGTCGAGCAACCGGTGCAGGATCTCCAGTCCCTGCGCCGATTTGAGGTCCAGCGCGATCGATTCCTTGTTGCGATTGGCCCACACGAAATGCGCCGCGAGGCCGCCAGGGCCGTTGACCACGTCGTCGTAATGGCGGGCGAAGTCCCCGCCGGCGGGGTTCTCGACCTTGATCACTCGGGCGCCGAAGTCTGCCAGGACGCGCGTGCACATCGGTGCCGCGACGGCCTGCTCCAACGCCACGACAGTGATACCGGCCAGCGGTGCTGCCGGTCCTTGCGCAGAAGTCATCAGATCACCATACGGTCGGCCACAGCGCGAGCCACTAGTAGCTCTTGGGCAGGCCGAGCACGTTCGCGCCGAGGAAGTTCAGAATCATCTCCTGGCTGACCGGCGCGATCTTCATCAGGCGCGACTCCCGGAAGAACCGGGAGATGTGGTACTCCTCGGAATAGCCCATGCCGCCGTGGGTCTGCAGCGCACGGTCGGCCGCCGCGAACCCGGCATCCGCGCACAGGTACTTGGCCATATTGGCTTCCCGTCCGCACGACTTGCCGTTGTCGTAGAGCCAGGTCGCCTTGCGCAGGATCAGTTCGGCGGCGTCGAGGCGCGCCAGCGAGTCCGCCAGCGGGAACTGGATGCCCTGATTCATCCCGATCGGCCGGTCGAACACCACACGCTCGTTGGCGTACTTCACCGCCCGGTCCAGCGCCACCCGGCCGATGCCCAGGGCCTCGGCGGCGATCAGCATCCGCTCCGGGTTGAGCCCGTGCAGGATGTACGAGAAACCCTTGCCCTCTTCGCCGATGCGGTCGGACACCGGGATCCGCAGATCGTCGATGAACACCTCGTTGGAGCTGACGGCGTTGCGCCCCATCTTCTTGATGGGCCGGATGTCGACGTGGTCGCGGTCGATGTCGGTGAGAAATAGGGAAAGACCATCGGTCGGCTTGGCCGCCTCTTCGCGGGGAGTGGTCCGGGTCAGCAGCAGGATCTTCTCGGACTCCAGCGCCTTGGAGATCCACACCTTGCGGCCGTTGACGACGTAATGGTCACCGTCCCGCTTGGCGAATGTCGTGATGCGCGAAGTATCAAGTCCGGCACCGGGTTCGGTGACACCGAAGCAGACATGCAAGTCGCCGTTGACGATCCGCGGCAGCGTGGCCGCCTTCATCTCATCGGAGCCGAACACCACCACCGGCTGCATGCCAAAGATCGACATGTGGATGGAACTCGCGGCGTTCATGCCGCCACCGGAGCGGGCGACCTCCTCGGCCAGGATGGTCGCCTCGGTGATGCCCAGGCCGTGGCCGCCGTACTCCTCGGGGATGGTCATGCCGAGCCAGCCACCACCGGCGATGGCGTCGTAGAACTCTTGGGGGAACTCGTGCCCCTGGTCCTTTTCCATCCAGTAGTGGTCGTCGAAGCGTGATGCCAGCTCGCGCACCGACTTCCGGATCAGTTCCTGATCTTCGGTCAGTTCGAAGCTCATACCTGAAGACACACCCACACTCCTCTACTCAAAATCAATACACAGCCGAAGGCACCGGTGCGATGTGGACCGTGCGCACCGGCGCCTTGTGGCTGTCGCGGACCTGTTCAGTCCTTGTTGCCGGACAGCTCCTTGGCATTCGCTGCGAAGTCGGCGAAGTTTGCGCCGGTCTTCTCCTTCTTCGACAGCGCCTGGATGGAGACGTCGTGTCCCTCAGCTGCCTTGCGCAGTGCGCCGATCGTGGCCTGCTCCTTGGAGATATGCGTGAAGGGGTCCCAGTGGTACCAGCGCATCGCGTTCTGGTAGGTCATTTTGTTGATCTCGTCGTCGGGCACGTTGTGTTCGCGCAGTACCTCGTCGAGTTGTTCGGGGGCACCGGGCCACATCGAATCGGAGTGAGGGTAGTCGGCTTCCCAGCAGATGTTGTCGATGCCGACGTCGTTGCGCAGTTGCACCCCGACGTGATCGGAGATGAAACAGGTCAGGAAGTGATCGCGGAACACCTCCGAGGGCTTCTTGCCCTTGAAGTCCTGCCCGGTCCAGGTCGAGTGCATCTCGAAGGTGCGATCGGCGCGCTCGAGGAAGTACGGGATCCAGCCGGTGCCGCCCTCACTCAAAGCGATTTTGAGGTCGGGGTATTCCTTGATCGGCCGTGACCACAGCAGGTCGGCGGCAGCTTGGACGATGTTCATTGGTTGCAGGGTGATCATCACGTCCATCGGCGCATCGGGGGCGGTGATCGCCAGCCGGCCCGAGGAGCCGATGTGGACGTTGAGCACGGTGTCGGTGTCGACCAGGGCGTCCCACATCGGTTTCCAGTGCTCGAAGTCGTGGAAGCTGGGATAGCCCATGGCGGCCGGGTTTTCGGTGAACGTCAGGGAGTGCACGCCCCGTGCGGCGTTGCGGCGGATCTCCGCGGCGCAGGCCACCGGGTCCCAGATCACCGGCAGCGTCATCGGAATGAACCGCGCCGGATAGGCCCCGCACCATTCCTCGACATGCCAGTCGTTGTAGGCCTGCACCAACGCCAGCGAGAACTCCGCGTCTTCGGTGGCGAACAGTCGGCCGGCGAACCCGGGGAACGACGGGAAACACATCGACCCCAGGATGCCCCCGGCGTTCATATCCTTCACACGTTCGTCGACGTTGTAACAACCCGGCCGGATCTCATCGAGACCCTGCGGCTCCAACCCGTACTCCTCCTTGGGCCGGCCGGCCACCGCATTCAACGCCACATTCGGGATCGTGATGTCGCGGAAGCGCCACATGTCCGAGCCGTCGGGGTTGTGCACCAGCCGAGGCGCATCGTCGGCATATTTCTTCGGCAGGTGGTTGGCGAACATGTCGGGCGGCTCGACGATGTGGTCGTCGACGCTGATCAGGATCATGTCCTCTTTACGCATACCGGCTCCTTCCGTCGCAGACCCTCTCTAATGAAAACTAGCTTCTCATTCCGCGAGAATCAACATCCGGTAATCGCCTTACCGGTGAGTGTGGGCCGTAGGCTGACCATGCGACAGGCCGGTGCGACCTCGAATTTTCCGCCCAGCTCACGTGCGGGGATTGACCTTCCGGCAAGTTCGTGGAAACCTGTTATCCGGATATGAGAATGAGATTCTCCACCTTGAGAGGGGGTTACCGATGCGCCTGACACCGCTACCCGCGGACGAATGGGATGACGAGGTGCAGCTCGCGCTCAAGGGCATGCTCCCCCGCGATCGGCAGAACCCCGAGGACGCCGGCACGGCGCTGTCCACGCTCGTTCGCCATCCCGACCTCACCAAGGCATACCTCGGCTTCAACGTCTATCTGCTGTTCCGCTCCACGCTGCCGCCCCGGCTGCGCGAGGTGGCGGTCCTGCGGGTGGCGCATCGCCGGGACTGCACCTACGAGTGGGAGCACCACGTCGAGATGGCCAAGGCCGAAGGGCTGACCGACGCCGATGTCGAGGCCATTCGCAACGGC from the Mycolicibacterium crocinum genome contains:
- a CDS encoding CaiB/BaiF CoA transferase family protein, whose product is MTSAQGPAAPLAGITVVALEQAVAAPMCTRVLADFGARVIKVENPAGGDFARHYDDVVNGPGGLAAHFVWANRNKESIALDLKSAQGLEILHRLLDRADALVSNLAPGSTARLGISPDQLRERHPDVIAVEIDGYGAGGPLSNKRAYDLLAQSESGSCAVTGYPGMPAKPGPPIADISTGLYSALSIMALLLSRDSRERRGAAVNVSLFDTMMDLMGYPLTYAQHSGIDQQPLGMNSPAVAPYGSFSTADKQTVVLGTTNDREWQRLAREIIERPDLADDPRYATNSDRCSHREELNEAIQSWCARHDLAHIQKTADAAGIGNARYNLPSEVLAHPQLSDRDRWRTVQTTAGPIQAILPPPIIEDYEQPMGPVPGLGEHTDALLAELGLSDNEIGALREQGAVA
- a CDS encoding acyl-CoA dehydrogenase family protein; translated protein: MSFELTEDQELIRKSVRELASRFDDHYWMEKDQGHEFPQEFYDAIAGGGWLGMTIPEEYGGHGLGITEATILAEEVARSGGGMNAASSIHMSIFGMQPVVVFGSDEMKAATLPRIVNGDLHVCFGVTEPGAGLDTSRITTFAKRDGDHYVVNGRKVWISKALESEKILLLTRTTPREEAAKPTDGLSLFLTDIDRDHVDIRPIKKMGRNAVSSNEVFIDDLRIPVSDRIGEEGKGFSYILHGLNPERMLIAAEALGIGRVALDRAVKYANERVVFDRPIGMNQGIQFPLADSLARLDAAELILRKATWLYDNGKSCGREANMAKYLCADAGFAAADRALQTHGGMGYSEEYHISRFFRESRLMKIAPVSQEMILNFLGANVLGLPKSY
- a CDS encoding amidohydrolase family protein; this encodes MRKEDMILISVDDHIVEPPDMFANHLPKKYADDAPRLVHNPDGSDMWRFRDITIPNVALNAVAGRPKEEYGLEPQGLDEIRPGCYNVDERVKDMNAGGILGSMCFPSFPGFAGRLFATEDAEFSLALVQAYNDWHVEEWCGAYPARFIPMTLPVIWDPVACAAEIRRNAARGVHSLTFTENPAAMGYPSFHDFEHWKPMWDALVDTDTVLNVHIGSSGRLAITAPDAPMDVMITLQPMNIVQAAADLLWSRPIKEYPDLKIALSEGGTGWIPYFLERADRTFEMHSTWTGQDFKGKKPSEVFRDHFLTCFISDHVGVQLRNDVGIDNICWEADYPHSDSMWPGAPEQLDEVLREHNVPDDEINKMTYQNAMRWYHWDPFTHISKEQATIGALRKAAEGHDVSIQALSKKEKTGANFADFAANAKELSGNKD
- a CDS encoding carboxymuconolactone decarboxylase family protein, with translation MRLTPLPADEWDDEVQLALKGMLPRDRQNPEDAGTALSTLVRHPDLTKAYLGFNVYLLFRSTLPPRLREVAVLRVAHRRDCTYEWEHHVEMAKAEGLTDADVEAIRNGEANDELDRLVVRATDELEDKSNLTDETWAALGEHLSERQRMDFVFTVGAYGMLAMAFNTFGVQLENER